The DNA segment GGGggactaataaaaaaaatcactggagaaaagaaaaaactgcttttaagGAGTATAACGAGAGCGTATTATATGTGTGGAAaacttaacccccccccccccctccaagactgtcataacaactttttgatttttttaaaaatcgaaaattcaaatttttatcacaacaaaattaataaaaaataaacaattcagtttcgtGATCTAGCTatgaaagttacaaaaaaatgatacatccaaaaaaaatacaaattttctaatcaaggttttataggatgcgtagtttttgttttatttgtaaaaaatacataaaaagtaaaaaaaaaaattgaattttcNNNNNNNNNNNNNNNNNNNNNNNNNNNNNNNNNNNNNNNNNNNNNNNNNNNNNNNNNNNNNNNNNNNNNNNNNNNNNNNNNNNNNNNNNNNNNNNNNNNNaaatagtttatttatagaaggcccaatttgtaaattataaaaacaagacagtcgaaatacgtctgtttcaataccaatgcatataatgaattgtaataatataaattggttgaaacgatacatttttcaggataaatTGAAGTACACTTTCCTACTTTACTGGTATTATTTATAGGAGTGCAGGTGTAAATCGTGGctattattggatattctttcCACTCTTTctattgcaatataaaatatattcattttctgaaacaatataatctttttggggcgCCTTGGCATGTCTTTGGGGGCGCCAACCAAGGGGGACGCAGTCGGAGTTTCCTGGCTGCGACCCCATGTCAGTCCGCCAAGGACAATATTCTCCAAATAAGTAAacttagttgaagatttaccaGGAATTTGTTTCAGTGACATAATCTTGattacttttgtttttaataaattcacagTGGTTATTTCATGATCCCATAATTAACTCAGTCTGAAATTGGTAACATGTGTTGTATAGCGATTCGCATACAAGTTTATAATATAATGAGAAACATTCTTCGACGTTCTGAAGGTATATGAGATTTTACAATTGTTGAAGTAATTTAGTTCCGTAATTTTTTGCGAAGCTGACCTCTTGAGCTCTTCTCAGGACCTGAAGATGATCTTCATAAAGATCGACGTCAGTATTCCGTAACCGGAACAAGAGAGAGTGCATTAGGTTGCGGTCATTTATTAACTTGTACCTCCCCTTTTCTTTGTCCCGTCGAACTTGTAGACACGATACATAGGAAAATAAGGTTCAACCTTTCCATCGCTCTCTCCTTCCTCTCCTGTTGGATCGTCCTTATTTGGCTTTGATGATCGATATATTTTAGTTTCCTCGTACCTTAATGACACTAAAATCAAGTAAAAATGTATAACATTGAGCACATATTATCCTGTttgataatttgttaaaaacgatCAAATTGGTTCTATACAGTCGCGGAAAATCTGACAATAAGGAAAAAGTAGGAAGAAAAAGCGAGGGGAAAAGATGGGCgggaaagtaggagaaatgagggaaagtaggggaaatgagggaaacTGAGGGAAGAGAAAGTAGGGGAATTAAAGGGAAATGGGAGGAGAAGAAGTAGGGAAAGTTAAGGCAACTGAAAAGTAGGGCAAGTAAGCGGGAATAAGGGGTGGAGGAGTGGGGGAGATTATTGGAAGTGTGGAAGGGTAGTGAAAAGGATGTGTGGGGATAGAGAGAGGGGAGTGTTCACTGGGGATGTGAGGAGAGGGGAAGCAGAGGAGAAAGAATTTGGAGAAGGGAGGGAAAACACGGGATGAATTGAGAGAAGGAGAAGTAGGGGAGGGAATGTATGGGAGGGTGAGGTTTCAACGACTTAATTAACATATCAATTAGCTGCAAAATTCTTTCTTGTAGGCGTTCGGCGCCTATTttgactactttttaaaaataaagtatctatatataatcacttttaaaaatgaaaataatcaccTTAGTCACTTTTCTCCCCATAAGTTAACCCATGGCTTAGCCGCTATTGAATTCTGGCCTGCgcgtatttctaaattttaattcttaaaatcttttaaaatgttttagagtatttaaaaatatttcaagaaattttcaatgggTTTCAAAAACTTAAAGATATTctcaagggtttcaaagattaaaataaaatttacaagtaaattccaagaattttaactattttaagggAATTATTTATGgtactaaaaactaaaaatcgcaaagaattttcaattgatttcagtaatttattaggatttcaaaggtttttaaatattttagggcatttaaaaaacttccaaggcattttcaagtgatctgaaaatttgcaaggaatttccaacaatttaaattatttgaagggattttaaaacaatGGTCATGgggttcttaaaaataatttcatagaatttcgcAAGATACGCAAAGAATTTTATAGGACCAATACGTTTTtaggatatatttaaaaataatccaacgCATTTTATAGGATTACGAAGAtatcaatgattttaaaggatttgaaaagcaattgtaggatttcaaagattcttaaatatttcgaggtatttccaaagaatctaaagaatttttaacattatcggatattttaagacattctaacgattttttagtagatttcaatgatttgaagggtttcaaaaagatttgaatgattataGAGTATTTgggaaattccaaggaattttcaagagctttaaaaagttctaagggatttaagaagatttcaatggatttgaatactttagggaattttaaagagctttatatagtttcaagataatttaaaagatatcaaatattttagaatattttagaatatttagaatttcaaaaaatttgtaataaatttaaataatttaaagggatttcaaagaatttcaaacatctttaagcatttttcaaaatttcaaggaattttcaagagcttttaaaagtttcagggaatttcaaaagatttaaaacaatttgtaattattgagagtattttctaaattccaaataattttgtcAAGCTTTACATAATTTCAcgggatttgaaatatattagggAGTTTTAGAACATTCCaggatattttctattttttacactaatgtaaagaaatttttaagagtgtgagatattttccagaattttagaagattctaagtcaatttcaaaatactaaacaaatttcaagggacttcaaagAATCTTAAAGTActtgaaatattgtagggtatttttatttgatctcaataatttaaagttatttcaaaggatttttacaattttaggttattgtaaaatatatcaaggattttttaaaagcttaaaaaagtttccagggatttcaaaatatttcaaaggatttacagTTATTTAgagtatttgtttaaattccaaataatttccaagagctttgcaaaatgtcaagggattttaaagtatttgaaatattttagggaatttaaaattttttggaataatttaaagggattttaaattgttcgaaatattttgaggtattttcaagaattacaaggcattttcaagatataagaaaaaaatttcaagggattaccaaggatttgaatgattttaagggttttgaaaaaaatttcatttaactgtaaaatttttgttagaatttcgGAAGAATTTCGGGGACATTTGAtcaaatttcacggaattttacaatattttaatggatttaaaagaatttttttacaagaagtgAGGGATTTAACAGGACTTCAAAGTTTGGAAgagacattcaaatattttttaaattcattttaattcacttGGAATTCActcttaattgtttttaatttatcataaattcttttgaattcttccaaattcttactaattttaataaaattctttaattcccttaaattcttttaaattcactcaattctactcaattcactacattttttttgtatttttgtttaattcgtcttGAATTCTGTAATACTCACCTTGAATTCTGAAGAATTTCATCCGTGGAATAGATTCTTAATACTAGTACTTGTACAGGGAAAAATTAgcatttaatcaagaaaatataaattaaatgctAATTTTTTACCCTATATTTAAGGGATATTTCAAGGGAAATTGATAGACATATAACGATTGCGTGATTGCatttaaattacaaatgattGCAAAAGTCTTAATGATGACACAACTTTAAATTTTACCGTtaaccgttaaaaattaattaatttttacttcaaatcattcaaaattaaacaattgagattctaaattaagaaatttctaatttataacttaattaaaataaataatttctaaaataataatccCGAGAATTGGTTAGTATTTTCATTATATATTCTCAATCTATTGtccaataatttcaaaatgaattgtttCCGAATTAAGGATTTCAAAGTTAGACACATTAAAattggaatcattaaaaaataaaaattttcaataatatttttaactgcattGAAATCTTAATGCACAACTGGATTTTGCAGATGAAATTCTACCTTGAATAATGCTcgttattaaatttataatgcaCGTTTTGTATGAACAAATAATTTCTGAAGTAccactttttaattcaaatgtagCATTAGAGGATATTTAAACGTAATTTAATCGACTCACAATATGAGGATTTTAATTGGATAATGGTTAAACATTAAAACATTATACTGTGGAATCATAACAATgataaaaatgtgataaatagAAACGatctgaatataaattttaacggTATACCTTGCTTTATAGTTAACCCAAACAAATTCAGTACAAATTTCAAATAGCAGACGTTAatgataatgttttttaaataaattcatatggcttttttattatttctgtaatgaCATTCAGAACTCAATGTTTCATAAAGACTAGACATAAAATGTGCATGAAATGGATCCCTGTCGATTTCGATGAAACcttgtaaaaatgtatttcttatcgTCTCgattaaaaaagtcaatttgcgTGATAAACACTTTTCAAGTTACAAATGGTTACACTTAGAACCATTTTGATAAACCTAGATCAATATCTTAAAATACACAGAGAAAAGTAGTGATCAAATCTGTTGCAGGAAATATTTTAGATGGATacagttttattcagacaacttcgcgtttatcacaacacatgtgttgtcatgcaaaaaacagaaagtttaaccgatatttctttaaagtttatcgtgttaagtgaatttttattgcagcgaatcttttatcggaaatcgatgtaaagtttatcttctgttttttctatgTGCGCTCTGAGAGGAAAATGCTAAGGAAGTGATGACCTTaagaaacaagtcatttttcacgGTCATTGAGGGCGAGCTTTTGATTTGTTGTTGATATTCAGCCAATGAAAACAAGATATGAGTAGGAAATCAATATTTAGCAAATAAAGGCAGGATGTTGTTAATCTTCAGCCAATAAAGGCACGACATGGGCAAGATTTAATTAATGACCAGCCAACAAAAATGAGATGTGAGCAGGCTGCTGTCAATATTAATCCAAtaaaggcaagatatgagcaggcACAGTTAAAATATTCTGTACAGGGACCTCGGAGGATCCTGCACATGTTCCTGTACATGATACTGCACACGAACCTGTACAGATAATCTTGGCCGTTCCTGTACAGGAGTTTAGCGAAGGAATTTGTACATGGTCCTGTAGAAGAACCTGTATGCGAGATAATCTTTGAATGATCCTGCACAGGTTCCTTCACTGAGTCAAATGAGGTGCGGGTTCATGTATATGAACATGTTTAGGATCCTGTACAGGAACATGTTTAGGATCCTATACATGAACCTGCGTAGGAACTAATCCACGAGGGTTCGCGACGGCTTTCTGTAAAGGAATCTATACATGTTTCTGTAAAGGATTCTTCCAAAGGTTCCTTTGATGGTTTTCTATAAGGGACTCTAAAACACGTTACTGTACAGGAACCTGCGCCTCAGTTTTCTATGCAAAGGAGCTTGTACAGGAACACCTCCAGGATAATTTAGAGGTTCCTTTGTCAGTGCAGGTTCCTTTGCAGAATCATGTACAGAAACATGTAGATGATCCTCCGAGGTTCATATACTGAAATTTTTAGCTGGGGGATGTATTCAACATCCAGCCCATGATGGCAAGACAAGAGAAGTTTGTTGCTAATACATATTGAGATGTTTGGTTTCGTTCGTTTGGGTTAGTTTGTTTGGGTTGTTTCTCTTGGTTTGGTACATTTAGGTTTGTTCATTTGGTTTGGTAGGTTACGATTGGCTGGTTTAGCTAGGTTGTTTTAAGTTGGTTAAGGTTGGTTTGGATTAAGTTGTTTGGGTTAGTTGGTTTTGGTTAGAATATTTCGTTTAATTAGTTCCGGTTTGTTGGTTCTGATTAGTTTATGTTAGTTTATTTAGGTGGGATAAGTTTAATAGTTTGGGTTGTTTCATTTGTATTGATTCTTTTAGGCATGCTCGATTGAATTATTTCCTTTGGTTGGTTCGTTCgatttcgttaatttaaaatcattagttCGGGTTGGTTCGTTTGCGTTGACTGGTTTGTATGGTTCAGTTCGTTCAGTTAGGTTCGTTTAGTACGGCTTGTTTGTATTAAATCCTTTGGGTTAGTTCGTTTGATTTGATTCGTCTCGGTTAGTCCGTTTGGGTTGTTTCGCTTAGTTTAGTTCGTTCGCTTGGGATGGTAAATTTTAGTTGGTTTGTTTGGTTTAGTTGGTTTGATTTGTTTGGTTTAAGTTGGTTAGTTGCGGTGGGTTTGGATTGGTTGGTTTGGGTTGATTGTTTAGGATTATGTCATTCCATTTAGTAtgtttcatttctttggttttgattattttttgtcgtTTTGGGTTGGTTCGTTTGTGTTGACTGGTTTGCGAATGCTCGCTTGTGTCAGTCCCTTTGAGTGGTTCGATCGGTTTGGTTCATTTAGGTTCATTCGTTTGGGTTGGTAAGTTTCGGTTGGTGTGTTTGTATTGGTCGCTTTTGATTGTTTGGTTTGAGTTTCTTGGTTGGGCTTGTTTTAGATTTGTTGGATTGGTTTTTTTTGGGTTACTAACCCAAACCTGTTGGTTTCATTTAGTTGGTTTGGGTTCgttggttttaattattttgtctgtTTTTTTTGCTTGTATGCTTTATATGGGTTGGATTGGTTTGATGGTATGGGTTAGTTTGTTTATCTTTACTCGTTTGGGCATGTTTGATTGCGTTAGTTTCTCTGGGTAGTTCGATCGGTTTTGTTCATTTATATTCGTTCTTTTGGGGTTGGTTCGTTTGGGTATTGAATGCTTTGAGTTTATTTGTTCGGCTTGGTTCGTTAAGTTTGGTTCGTATGGTACGGTTTGTTTTTGTATGATCGTTTGGGTTGATTCGTTTGGTTTGGTTCGTTTTGTTTGGTTGGTTTGGGTTGTTTTACTTGGTTTGTTAATTTTGGTCCGTTCGTATGGATTGGTAAAAATAAATTGGTTTGCTTGGATTGGCTGTTTTAACCTGGTTTGTTTGAGTTAGCTGTTTGTTGCTGGTTTCGGTTGGTTCGTTTGGGTTATTTGCTTTGGTTTAATTGATTTAGTATGGTTAGTTTTGATTAGTTTGTGCTAGTTTGTTTGGGTTGGTAGTTTAGTTTGAATAGGTGGGATTCGTTTAATGGTTTGTGCTGGTTCCTTTTTGTTGACTCGTTTGGGCATGCCTGATTGTGTTAATTCCTTGAGGTGGTTCGTTCGGTTTGGTTCATCTAGATTTGATTGGTTTGGTTCGGTCGAGTGTTCCGTTTGGTACGGTATTTTTGTGTTTGACCTTTTTGGGTGGTTCATTTGGTTTGTTTCGTTTGGGTTCGTTAATTAAGGCTAGTTCGTTCGGGGTGGTTCGGTCAAGTGGTTCGTTCGGGTTGGTTCGTTTGGTGCGGTTTGTTTGTGTTCGATCGTTTGGGTACGTTCCTTTAGGCTGGTTCGTTCGGGGTGGTTAGGTCGGGTGGTTCGTTTGGTACGGTTTGTGTGTTCGATCGTTTTGGTTCGTCCGTTTAGGTTGGTTTGTTGCCGTTCAGTCGGGTGGTTCGTTTGGTACGGTCTGTTTGTGTTCGATTGTTCGGTTGGTTCCTTTGGTTTGGTTTTCTTAGGTTCTTTCTTTTAGGTTGCTTCGTTCAGGGTGGTTCGGTCGGGTGGTTCGTTCGGGTTGATTCCTTCGAATTAGTTCGTTAGCAAAAACTCCTTTCtctgatattttgtttttaagatatTCGCCTAGGTTTGTCAAAATCGCTCGACGATTAACCGTCTGTCACTCAAAAACTGTGCCTTTCGTAATTTATGCCTACTGACTTTTTCAATCGAGAcgatgaaaactaaaatttttcagtttgatcTAAACCTAGAGGGATTCGTTTCATGTTAATTTCATGCCTGGCCCTTACGtacaaaattttgacttttaacttttaatttttcgaaaagttggttttaaaaattcatctaacaattaaaaaacaaaatttcgattgattttttgaaaaaatgtagacgATTAGTGCTCTTGAATTTGTAATAATCATACTTACAAGGTGGTAGTGACAGATCTACATTTTCATAAGCATTTGAACTCTTTTCTTCTTTGATGTCAAAATCCGTATTTTCagggttttcataattttttaagggAATCGTGCCAATTACAATGGGCATCCTAATCttgagatttttatgaaaaactttgtaGTACCATTCGTTTATGTCGGCAAAGGCTTCTACTTTGAGAGTGTACATGACATTGATGATTTTACATCCTGTCATTCCTGTAGGTGGTACCGAGGGAACATCAACGCCAACTTCgtataattcagtattttttgatACTGGTTGTTGGATTTCGACTATAACTTCCTTGTGTTTTCGAGACTTTTCAGTCGCATGATATGTGACTACCTGCATTTTTCGAATGGTCTAAATTAAGtaaaagttcgaaaaaatgtgtattttaagaATACAATTATCATTGTATTAATGGAGTCGCAGGTCAGGAAAAAACGGGAAATCTGGGAGacgtcagggattttgaaaaaaagaatgcaAGAGGCAAGCAATTCCTGCTGGGCTGCAGCacagtcaatttttttacttgaatgactttttagtaatttatgaattttcctgaattctttcgaaatattttaggatattttaaaagattacatgggatttttaaaagctttcaataatttgaagatattccaATGGATTGAAAAGATtctagagtatttttaaaacttccaagagattttaaaagatttaaaatattttacggtatttaaaaaaattccaaagaaattttaatagatttcaataatttaaaggattctaaagaatttgaaaggctttacgatatttttaaaacttttaaggaattttcaaaaacttttaaaaggtaCAATGGGTATTAATagattgtaaaggatttgaaTTACTTTAAGGCACTTTAAAAGACTCCAaggccttaaaaattttttttgataatttatagatatttcagaggattttaaagatttcatagtATCATTAAAACTTCTAagtaattttgaatatctttaaaaattggtgggggatttaaacaaattgtaaaccatttaaattatgttagggtattttaaaagattccaaggaattttcaatagagttTCATCCTTTTAAGATATTCCAAAGGGTTTGCAATATtggagggtatttaaaaaaatttcaaggaagtttaaatagatttcaataagcTAAAgctatttcaaaggatttgaaagattttagagtatgtttaaaatttccaagaaattttcaaaagctttaaaaagatgcaacggatatcaaaagatttcaaaagatttcaaaggttttaaattattttccggcattttaaaagattgcaaggatttttcTATAGATTTTGGTGATTTAAAGATatctcaaaggatttaaaagattttagagtatttttaaaactaccaaggatttttcaagaacttaaaaaaattgcaagggatttcaaaagacttgaaaGATATTAGGGTATTCTAGAAGATCTCAATTATTTTTgggcatttaaaagatttcacggaatttctgagggattaaaataatttgaagttattcCAAAAATCattaaggattttaaagtatttttaaagcttCCAAGAAATTTTCTAAGGTGCTTAAAAATGACAATGGATaacaaggatttgaaatattttagagcattctaaaaaattccaagaaatttaaataaattttctaggacTTAAGGCAATATAAGGTTTTACAGAATTTCATGGgactttataaaattgtaatggatttcaaaaaatgtattgaaaagaattaagaggttttatagaattataaatattttcaaatattttgaggcatatttaggaaattttaaacagttataaGGATTATTTaccagatttcaagaatttcaaaaaatttcaaaatatttttgaaggatttttcaatatttcagggtattttaaaacatttcaggaAACTTTCATtgtatttatgtaatttattggaatttcaaaaatttgaaatactttagggggtttttaaaaattccaaggaatttttaatagatttcaaataatttgaatagatttcaaaggatttaaaagattatagagtatttttaaaacttccaaagaattttcaaaagcttcaaaaagtttaaaagaatttcaaaatatttcaaaatattttataggatatttaatatttcaggatattttaaatgtttccaaagcattttcaatagagtaaaaaattctaaagaattttctggCATATGAATGCTGTTCGGGGATTTCAAAAATCTAATAGGGCTTTCAAGAATTTCCTGGAATTTTTGAAGGTATTGAAGAATTTCATAGGACGCTTaaggttttagaatatttaaaaagatttcagcaaATATCAaacttcacgggattttatattattttaaagaatttcaaagattttattcacaagaagtgagggattgcatagtttttcaaaatttggatgaaattttcaaatatgttttacaattcccttaaattctttcgaattctttttaatcgtttctttttattttttttcgaattctttttaattcgtttaaactttgatttttttaaactcattttaaacttactgaattcaatggttttttccgtattttcaattgtttttaatccaattgatttttcttttttcaccttgaatttttatgactttcaCCGAATTATACTCATTACCCTCAAATTTCTCTCAATTCACGTCAATTTGACTGAAATCAGTGAAATagttagataaaatttttttcaaatcatttgaattctcttgaattcttttaggttcaaaagaacattagtaCCGTCTAgttatttttcggtttaaataggtcaattaaaacgttttgaaagttAATTAGGCTGGGGCAGCGTttagtataataaataaaaaaattaacaatttaaattaaacatttcttattccatttataaaaaattatacgataaaaatgttacaagattagaattacggtttttaaatataaattaaattttatctgtgaAAGAAATTCCTCCCTTTTTTCtccgttgggaatcgaacccagggTCTTCCGATTGCCGATCGGGTGATCTAtccactaagctactggagagagGTTCTCGATTAAAAGTCATAGATATAAGATATAGGGAATCTGTAATATCATCGGGATGGTAAATAACCGATCGGGAGTGATACTTTAtcacattttatgaaaaaaaaaaacatctacaCTATCGACCTAACATACCTCTCGAATTAATAATTTAAGGCTTttctaagattaaaaaatttaatttatttgtgaaaaaagacCCTTTCCCTTCGCTTCTcagggattcgaacccaggtctccTATTGCAGGAATATCTTTAGTTATCATTCAGTGcagatatctatttttatttatagtgaTAAAGTATCTCATCTGATCCCTCATTTACTAACCCGATGATAACTcagattttctatattttaaatattggtgTTGCTGAtacataatacatgaattaaaaatgaacaaatttgcaatcttttaaatttatattccatTAAGATTTCGGGCTCTATATTTTTAATCGATAttagcaaataaatatatttacctTCTTAAAGATAATTCGCAATTTCCTGACATCCAGGCTTGAATCATTTTGTACGTCTATTTTCACGGGTATGGTTTGCCCGGGAACGAATCCTCTGACCGGAAGAGATACAGCCACAGTCAAAGGTTCCGATTGACCCATGAATGTTTTAGACATACTTTCACTGATAGGTAACTAAGAAAAATCCAAATCTCATTTATAGTCATTTATCTAGTTTTATCTTCTTGTTAGTAATTCC comes from the Belonocnema kinseyi isolate 2016_QV_RU_SX_M_011 chromosome 6, B_treatae_v1, whole genome shotgun sequence genome and includes:
- the LOC117174730 gene encoding arrestin domain-containing protein 17-like, which produces MHNAEESVSEPVSTDSVLSESAAFKSIDIVFDNTEKVYCSGKTVTGRVVLNHDGPINANGIKIKCKGEAQVYFTDRSAGIRRKFSSDETYLQEEVYIYGNCSEEKMVPSGSYPFSIALPEKLPCSFEGLYGRVRYSIIATFVITSELKFSTNPIPFTIVSTVDLNSDSLAPLPISESMSKTFMGQSEPLTVAVSLPVRGFVPGQTIPVKIDVQNDSSLDVRKLRIIFKKVVTYHATEKSRKHKEVIVEIQQPVSKNTELYEVGVDVPSVPPTGMTGCKIINVMYTLKVEAFADINEWYYKVFHKNLKIRMPIVIGTIPLKNYENPENTDFDIKEEKSSNAYENVDLSLPPLSLRYEETKIYRSSKPNKDDPTGEEGESDGKVEPYFPMYRVYKFDGTKKRGGTS